From Daphnia pulicaria isolate SC F1-1A chromosome 4, SC_F0-13Bv2, whole genome shotgun sequence, one genomic window encodes:
- the LOC124338017 gene encoding putative polypeptide N-acetylgalactosaminyltransferase 10 encodes MPAITFSRRHHRLAIRILLFCVASGLVLVFVLSKGGDVVNKVDIEGKAAWLKDSIANLPIYQEDTREFWQKTHSSKKIDWHNHKQIEQESKQTGPGEQGLAFYLSPEDEKIKDSLYKVNGFNALVSDRINLNRTLKDIRHPDCKAQNYLEDLPTASIVVPFHNEHFSVLLRTAYSALNRAPANLLEVILVDDASTKEHSKKPLDDYVTQHMPRVRVIHLAERSGLIRARMAGARRAKGDVIIFLDSHSEANVNWLPPLLDPIAEDYRTVVCPFIDVIDFETFAYRAQDEGARGAFDWEFFYKRLPLLPDDLKHPARPFKSPVMAGGLFAISKKFFFELGGYDEGLEIWGGEQYELSFKIWQCGGQMFDAPCSRIGHIYRKYAPFPNSAKGDFVGRNYKRVAEVWMDEYKEYLYKRRPQYRNLEVGDLSSQTEIRERLQCKTFKWFMTNIAFDLPKKYPPIEPPDFASGEIRSKADSTLCVDTQFKKENERFNLEQCVKDGSGRSGEQQFALTWHKDIRPHKRTMCWDVSSLDAQAPVLLWGCHGSQGNQLWRYDPETLQLIHGGNPRCLDCDPGRKELFVATCNSESPTQRWTFERFNQTALLRWNKAGIDEV; translated from the exons ATGCCCGCCATCACATTTTCGAGAAGACATCATCGCTTGGCCATTCGAATTTTACTCTTCTGTGTGGCATCTGGGCTTGTGTTGGTCTTTGTACTTTCGAAAGGGGGAGATGTTGTCAATAAGGTTGATATCGAAGGTAAAGCTGCCTGGCTCAAAGACTCGATAGCCAACTTGCCCATATATCAGGAGGATACTAGAGAATTTTGGCAG aaAACACATTCCTCGAAAAAAATTGACTGGCACAACCACAAGCAAATTGAACAAGAATCCAAACAGACTG GCCCTGGAGAACAAGGACTGGCCTTCTACCTTTCACCTGAAgatgaaaaaatcaaagactCTTTGTACAAGGTCAATGGCTTCAATGCACTTGTCAGTGATAGAATCAATCTCAACCGAACACTGAAAGACATCAGACATCCAGA tTGCAAGGCGCAAAATTATTTAGAAGATCTCCCAACTGCAAGTATTGTCGTACCATTCCATAATGAACACTTTTCAGTATTGCTTCGGACGGCGTACAGCGCATTGAACCGAGCTCCTGCCAATCTTTTGGAAGTCATTTTAGTTGACGACGCATCTACTAAAG AGCACAGTAAAAAACCTTTGGATGACTACGTCACCCAGCACATGCCCAGAGTAAGGGTCATTCATCTGGCCGAAAGATCCGGTCTTATCCGCGCTCGAATGGCAGGAGCTCGTCGCGCCAAAGGCGACGTCATCATTTTTCTCGATTCCCATTCGGAGGCGAATGTCAATTGGCTTCCTCCTTTATTAG ATCCCATTGCTGAAGACTACCGGACGGTCGTCTGCCCTTTTATAGACGTTATCGATTTTGAAACATTCGCCTACAG AGCTCAAGATGAAGGGGCCCGTGGAGCTTTCgactgggaatttttttacaaacgacTGCCGTTGCTCCCAGATGATTTGAAACATCCTGCACGACCGTTCAAAAGCCCGGTCATGGCTGGCGGACTCTTTGCCATAagcaaaaaattctttttcgaaCTGGGCGGTTACGACGAAGGCTTGGAAATTTGGGGCGGCGAGCAATACGaactttctttcaaa ATATGGCAGTGCGGTGGTCAGATGTTTGACGCCCCTTGTTCTAGAATCGGGCACATTTACCGGAAATATGCTCCCTTTCCAAACAGCGCCAAAGGCGATTTCGTCGGCAGG AATTACAAACGTGTGGCCGAAGTCTGGATGGACGAGTACAAAGAATATTTGTACAAGCGGCGTCCCCAATACCGCAACCTAGAAGTCGGTGATTTATCATCCCAGACCGAAATTCGTGAGCGTCTTCAGTGCAAG ACATTCAAGTGGTTCATGACAAACATTGCCTTCGATTTACCAAAGAAATATCCGCCCATCGAACCTCCAGATTTCGCTTCCGGAGag ATTCGAAGCAAAGCCGATTCCACTTTATGTGTGGACACTcaattcaaaaaggaaaacgagcGCTTTAATTTAGAGCAGTGCGTTAAAGATGGTTCTGGGAGATCAGGTGAAcag CAATTTGCTTTGACGTGGCACAAAGATATTCGACCGCACAAGAGAACCATGTGTTGGGACGTTTCGAGCCTTGATGCTCAGGCACCCGTTCTACTTTGGGGTTGTCATGGTTCCCAAGGAAATCAACTTTGGCGTTACGATCCG gaAACTCTGCAATTGATTCATGGTGGAAATCCTCGTTGCCTGGATTGTGATCCCGGACGCAAAGAGCTTTTTGTTGCTACTTGTAACAGTGAGTCCCCGACACAGCGCTGGACGTTTGAACGGTTCAACCAAACCGCATTATTGCGCTGGAACAAAGCCGGGATAGATGaagtttaa